A genomic region of Mycobacterium senriense contains the following coding sequences:
- a CDS encoding haloalkane dehalogenase, producing MHVLRTPDSRFENLEDYPFVGHYLDVTASDTRPLRMHYLDEGTIEGPPIVLLHGEPTWSYLYRTMIPPLTDAGNRVLAPDLIGFGRSDKPSRVEDYSYQRHVEWMVSWFEHLNLRDVTLFVQDWGSLIGLRIAAEQSDRVARLVVANGFLPTAQRRTPPAFYAWRTFARYSPVLPAGRIVSAGTVRRVPSKVRAGYDAPFPDKTYQAGARAFPQLVPTSPTDPAIPANRKAWDALGRWEKPFLAIFGARDPILGRADSALIKHIPGAAGQPHARINASHFIQEDRGPELAERIHSWQQAWL from the coding sequence ATGCATGTGCTGCGAACCCCGGACTCCCGATTCGAAAACCTGGAGGACTACCCGTTCGTTGGGCACTACCTTGACGTAACCGCGAGCGACACCCGGCCGCTTCGCATGCACTACCTCGACGAGGGCACGATCGAAGGGCCGCCGATCGTTTTGCTGCACGGTGAGCCCACGTGGAGCTACCTGTACCGCACGATGATCCCGCCCCTGACCGATGCCGGAAACCGCGTGCTCGCGCCCGATCTGATCGGTTTCGGCCGATCGGACAAGCCCAGCCGGGTCGAGGATTACTCCTACCAGCGCCACGTGGAGTGGATGGTCTCGTGGTTCGAGCATCTCAACCTCAGGGATGTCACGCTGTTCGTGCAGGACTGGGGATCGCTGATCGGGCTGCGCATCGCCGCCGAGCAGTCCGACCGCGTCGCGCGGCTGGTGGTGGCCAACGGTTTCCTCCCGACGGCGCAACGGCGCACCCCGCCGGCTTTCTACGCCTGGCGCACCTTCGCGCGCTACTCCCCCGTCCTGCCCGCGGGCCGCATCGTCAGCGCCGGGACCGTTCGCCGGGTGCCGTCGAAAGTCCGGGCCGGCTACGACGCGCCGTTCCCCGACAAGACCTATCAGGCCGGGGCCCGCGCGTTTCCTCAGCTGGTGCCCACCTCACCCACCGACCCGGCGATTCCGGCCAACAGGAAAGCCTGGGACGCCCTCGGCCGCTGGGAAAAGCCGTTTCTCGCCATCTTCGGAGCACGCGACCCCATCCTCGGGCGGGCGGACAGCGCCCTGATCAAGCACATCCCCGGCGCCGCGGGCCAGCCACACGCCCGCATCAACGCCAGCCATTTCATTCAAGAGGACCGCGGACCCGAACTGGCCGAACGCATCCACTCGTGGCAGCAGGCCTGGCTCTGA
- a CDS encoding amidohydrolase family protein — protein MSRIDTHHHAIPSFYRDMLRKARIDEAGGRALPNWSPQGSLQTMAELNVAAAILSVSTPGTTFLPSAADAASLARDLNDYLAGLVADQPNRFGFFATLPMPHLRESVGEAARSLDELHADGVVLLANSAGTYLGQDGQDDLFAALDARAAVAFIHPGELPGPVIDGVAPFAVDFLLDTTRAAYLLVRNGICRRYPNIKFILSHAGGFVPYASHRMAVSIIGDTGRSPSDSLGDFAGFYFDTALSSSAAALPSLLAFAKPGHVTFGSDWPFAPVAAGKLFAAGLETYPGLRPDARAAIERDNALALFPRLGAVAPPKPGSPLDKLRRGASRRVMRGVVRLVNTR, from the coding sequence ATGTCGCGGATCGACACGCATCACCACGCCATCCCGTCTTTCTATCGAGACATGCTGCGAAAAGCGAGGATTGACGAAGCGGGCGGCCGGGCGCTGCCGAATTGGAGCCCGCAAGGGTCGTTGCAGACCATGGCGGAACTGAACGTCGCCGCCGCGATCCTTTCGGTGTCGACGCCGGGCACCACGTTCCTGCCGAGCGCGGCTGACGCGGCCTCGCTGGCCCGCGACCTCAACGACTACCTCGCCGGGCTCGTCGCTGACCAACCCAACCGATTCGGATTCTTCGCGACCCTCCCCATGCCGCACCTGCGCGAGTCCGTCGGCGAGGCCGCCAGGTCGCTCGACGAATTGCACGCCGACGGGGTGGTGCTGCTCGCCAACAGCGCGGGGACCTACCTCGGGCAAGACGGCCAGGACGACCTGTTCGCCGCGCTGGACGCGCGCGCGGCGGTGGCATTCATCCATCCCGGCGAGCTGCCCGGACCGGTAATCGACGGCGTCGCGCCGTTTGCCGTCGACTTCCTGCTCGACACCACCCGCGCCGCGTATTTGCTTGTGCGCAATGGTATTTGCCGTCGATACCCCAACATCAAGTTCATCCTCAGCCATGCGGGCGGGTTCGTCCCCTATGCCTCGCACCGGATGGCGGTCAGCATCATTGGCGACACCGGACGCAGCCCGAGCGACAGCCTGGGTGACTTCGCCGGCTTTTACTTCGACACCGCGCTGTCCTCGAGCGCCGCCGCGCTGCCGAGCCTGCTGGCGTTCGCCAAGCCCGGCCACGTGACCTTCGGCTCGGACTGGCCCTTCGCGCCCGTGGCGGCCGGGAAGCTCTTCGCCGCCGGCCTGGAGACCTACCCGGGGCTGCGCCCGGACGCCCGCGCGGCGATCGAGCGCGACAACGCGCTCGCGCTGTTCCCGCGGCTCGGCGCAGTCGCGCCGCCCAAGCCCGGCTCGCCGCTCGACAAGTTGCGCCGCGGCGCCAGCCGGAGGGTCATGCGTGGGGTCGTACGGCTGGTCAACACCCGTTGA
- a CDS encoding NRAMP family divalent metal transporter — protein sequence MLDSAHLGDIEGAFGRISVGETEHARTWRTRLLTLLAIVGPGIIVMVGDNDAGGVATYAQAGQNYGYSLLWVLLLLIPVLIVNQEMVVRLGAVTGVGHARLINERFGRGWGWFSVGDLFLLNFLTIVTEFIGISLAAEYIGVSKYVVVPISAVALVAIMASGSFRRWERAMFIFIAVTLLQIPMLLMSNPQWGHAAKSFVVPSISGGISSDAVLLIIAIVGTTVAPWQLFFQQSNVVDKRITPRFMGYERADTVLGAFVVVVGAAALMMTGEWAARSTNTIGGFTDAGATAHLLGAHRPILGSIFAIVLMDASIIGAAAVTLATSYAFGDVFGLKHSLHRGFSDAKQFYLSYTAMVALAAAVVLIPGAPLGLITTAVQALAGLLLPSASVFLLLLCNDREVLGPWVNRSWLNWVAGLIVGVLLLLSGILMATTLFPDLNVLAVAGYLTLALVILAAAAAPVLRWVARRQPSRPLPQLPARGVDRNTWRMPPLALLEPVTWSPGTRLAMIALRAYLVVGALLLVVKAIQLSR from the coding sequence GTGCTGGACAGCGCGCATCTAGGTGATATCGAGGGTGCGTTCGGGCGCATCAGCGTCGGGGAAACCGAGCATGCCCGCACGTGGCGGACGCGGCTGCTGACCCTGCTCGCGATCGTCGGACCCGGCATCATCGTGATGGTCGGCGACAACGACGCGGGCGGGGTGGCCACCTACGCCCAGGCAGGCCAGAACTACGGCTACTCGCTGCTGTGGGTGCTGCTGCTGCTGATCCCGGTGCTGATCGTCAACCAGGAAATGGTGGTGCGGCTCGGCGCGGTCACGGGGGTCGGGCACGCCCGGCTGATCAACGAACGTTTCGGCCGCGGCTGGGGCTGGTTTTCGGTCGGCGACCTGTTCCTGCTCAACTTCTTGACGATCGTCACCGAGTTCATCGGCATCAGCCTGGCCGCCGAATACATCGGCGTCTCCAAATACGTTGTGGTACCGATCTCGGCGGTGGCGTTGGTGGCGATCATGGCCAGCGGCAGCTTCCGACGCTGGGAGCGGGCCATGTTCATCTTCATCGCCGTCACGCTGCTGCAGATCCCGATGCTGCTGATGTCAAATCCGCAGTGGGGTCACGCGGCGAAGTCTTTTGTGGTGCCCAGCATTTCGGGCGGCATCAGCTCGGACGCGGTGCTGCTGATCATCGCCATTGTCGGCACCACCGTGGCGCCGTGGCAGCTGTTTTTCCAGCAGTCCAATGTCGTCGACAAGCGCATCACCCCCCGGTTCATGGGCTATGAACGCGCAGACACCGTGCTAGGCGCCTTCGTGGTGGTGGTCGGCGCCGCTGCGCTGATGATGACCGGCGAGTGGGCGGCGCGCTCCACCAACACCATTGGCGGCTTCACCGACGCCGGCGCCACAGCGCATCTACTGGGCGCACACCGCCCGATACTCGGTTCGATCTTTGCCATCGTGCTGATGGACGCCTCGATCATCGGGGCCGCCGCGGTGACCCTGGCCACCAGTTACGCCTTCGGAGACGTGTTCGGCCTCAAGCACTCGCTGCACCGTGGCTTCTCCGACGCCAAGCAGTTCTACCTGTCCTACACCGCGATGGTGGCGCTGGCCGCGGCCGTCGTGCTGATCCCGGGTGCCCCGTTGGGGTTGATTACCACCGCCGTGCAGGCCCTCGCCGGGCTCTTGCTACCCAGCGCCAGCGTGTTTCTGCTGCTCCTGTGCAACGACCGAGAGGTGTTGGGGCCGTGGGTGAATCGGTCCTGGCTGAACTGGGTCGCCGGGCTGATCGTGGGCGTCCTGCTGCTGCTGTCCGGAATCTTGATGGCTACCACCCTGTTTCCCGACCTCAACGTCCTCGCCGTCGCGGGCTACCTGACGCTGGCGCTGGTCATTCTCGCGGCGGCCGCCGCGCCGGTGCTGCGCTGGGTGGCTCGCCGGCAGCCGTCGCGGCCCCTGCCTCAACTTCCGGCGCGCGGCGTCGACCGCAACACCTGGCGCATGCCACCGCTGGCACTGCTCGAGCCGGTGACCTGGTCACCCGGAACCCGGCTCGCGATGATCGCGTTGCGCGCCTATTTGGTGGTCGGGGCGTTGCTGTTGGTGGTCAAGGCCATTCAGCTCAGCCGCTGA
- a CDS encoding DoxX family protein → MTIRPVAVRDTTQPLAYRVAAMLLGIGTLHFVAPKPFDSIIPAELPGSPRLYTYGSGVAELAIGALLVPRRTRRAAALAAVALFVGVFPGNVNMCRLWWDKPWPMRIVALARLPLQVPMITTALKIRRNS, encoded by the coding sequence ATGACCATCAGACCCGTTGCCGTCCGTGACACGACGCAGCCGCTCGCCTACCGTGTCGCGGCGATGCTGCTCGGCATCGGCACCCTGCACTTCGTTGCGCCCAAACCGTTCGACTCCATCATCCCGGCCGAGCTGCCGGGGAGCCCTCGGCTGTACACCTACGGGTCGGGCGTCGCCGAGCTGGCGATCGGGGCACTGCTGGTGCCGCGGCGCACCCGGCGGGCCGCCGCCCTCGCCGCGGTCGCGCTGTTCGTCGGCGTCTTTCCGGGCAACGTCAACATGTGCCGGTTGTGGTGGGACAAGCCGTGGCCGATGCGGATCGTCGCCCTGGCCCGGCTGCCGCTGCAGGTTCCCATGATCACCACCGCGCTCAAGATTCGGCGCAACAGCTGA
- a CDS encoding magnesium transporter MgtE N-terminal domain-containing protein: MALSEKATKRRAGQQVIHLSQLLRAPVLARAGETVGRVEDVIVRLRGAEEYPLVAGIVAGVGGRRVFIGDKSIDEYSADRVLLTKNKVDLRGFERREGEVLLRTDVLGHRLIDVATVELVRAYDVELEKTGEGWMVTRLDTRRPPRLFGLIKHSGGHASRDWKAFEPLIGHARSDAVRRLSDRFGELKAAEIADLLEEADKAEGGEILDRVHSDPELEADVFEELDPEKASRLLDDMPDSEVAALLGRMRADDAADAIADLRQSRRRRVLELMPAPQRTKVITLMGFNPESAGGLMNVDSVTCSPTATAGEALALIAASRSIQPEALIKVHVLDEDKRLDGVVSVITLLQVDPAEKLETLMDSDPVRVNAVADLTDIALLMADFNLYSIPVVDEQDRLLGVVTVDDVLEATIPEDWRRREPAPRPIREIATDDRDTPPTGSSPQ, from the coding sequence ATGGCCCTATCGGAGAAGGCGACCAAGCGGCGCGCCGGGCAGCAGGTCATCCATCTCTCGCAGTTGTTGCGCGCCCCCGTGTTGGCCCGCGCCGGCGAGACCGTGGGGCGTGTCGAGGACGTGATCGTGCGGCTGCGCGGCGCCGAGGAGTATCCGCTGGTGGCCGGGATCGTGGCCGGGGTCGGCGGACGCCGGGTTTTCATCGGCGACAAATCCATCGACGAGTACTCGGCCGACCGAGTTCTGTTGACCAAGAACAAGGTTGATCTCCGCGGGTTCGAACGCCGCGAGGGCGAGGTGCTGTTGCGCACCGATGTGCTGGGCCACCGATTGATTGACGTGGCGACCGTCGAGCTGGTGCGCGCCTACGACGTCGAACTGGAAAAGACCGGCGAGGGCTGGATGGTCACCCGCCTGGATACCCGCCGTCCCCCACGATTGTTCGGGCTGATCAAGCATTCGGGCGGGCACGCATCCCGCGATTGGAAAGCGTTCGAGCCGCTGATCGGCCACGCGCGCTCCGACGCCGTGCGGCGTCTGTCGGATCGATTCGGTGAACTGAAGGCCGCCGAGATCGCCGACCTTCTCGAGGAAGCGGACAAGGCCGAAGGCGGCGAGATCCTCGATCGGGTGCACAGCGACCCGGAGTTGGAAGCCGACGTCTTCGAAGAGCTGGATCCGGAAAAAGCCAGCCGACTGCTCGACGACATGCCGGACAGCGAGGTCGCCGCGCTGCTGGGCCGGATGCGCGCCGACGACGCCGCAGACGCGATCGCCGACCTGCGCCAGTCACGGCGCCGCCGTGTCCTCGAGCTGATGCCCGCCCCGCAACGCACCAAGGTCATCACCTTGATGGGGTTCAACCCCGAAAGTGCCGGCGGGCTGATGAATGTCGACTCCGTGACATGTTCACCGACCGCCACTGCGGGCGAGGCGTTGGCGTTGATTGCCGCCTCGCGCAGCATCCAGCCGGAAGCGCTGATCAAGGTACACGTACTGGACGAGGACAAGCGTCTCGACGGCGTGGTTTCAGTGATCACCCTGTTGCAGGTCGATCCCGCCGAAAAGCTGGAAACCCTAATGGATTCCGACCCGGTGCGGGTGAACGCCGTCGCGGACTTGACCGATATCGCGCTGCTGATGGCCGATTTCAACCTCTACTCCATCCCCGTCGTCGACGAGCAGGACCGCCTACTCGGGGTGGTGACCGTCGACGACGTGCTGGAGGCGACCATTCCCGAAGACTGGCGACGCCGCGAGCCCGCGCCGCGCCCCATCCGCGAGATCGCCACCGACGACCGTGACACGCCGCCCACGGGAAGTTCCCCGCAGTGA
- a CDS encoding phosphonate ABC transporter ATP-binding protein has protein sequence MIQLYDVSVRYEATIALHPLTIGFPAGSFTVLLGPSGAGKSTLLRCTNHLVVPTSGFIEVAGIGPLNSSSSVRAHRRRTGMIFQQHQLIGRHTALRNALLGCVASTSVLQGFWRANRTETYRALAALDRVGLLSKAMVRADRLSGGEQQRVGIARALTQQPHIVLADEPVASLDPETAIVVLSMLREICRQDGITAVVSLHQVELARRFADRIVGLSAGRLIADAPPRQIDSAQIDRIYRHTDNSPTVPTTKES, from the coding sequence GTGATCCAGCTATACGACGTGAGTGTGCGTTATGAGGCCACGATCGCGCTGCACCCGCTGACTATCGGATTCCCAGCGGGCAGCTTCACGGTCTTGCTTGGCCCGTCAGGAGCCGGAAAATCGACTCTGCTGCGGTGCACGAATCACTTGGTCGTCCCCACCAGCGGATTCATTGAAGTGGCCGGCATCGGCCCGCTCAACAGCAGCTCAAGTGTTCGTGCACATCGGCGACGTACCGGCATGATCTTTCAACAACATCAGCTGATCGGTCGTCACACGGCGTTGCGCAATGCCCTGCTCGGGTGCGTCGCGTCAACCAGTGTCCTGCAGGGATTTTGGCGGGCGAACCGCACTGAAACGTACCGCGCGCTGGCGGCGCTCGATCGCGTCGGACTGTTGTCGAAAGCCATGGTCCGCGCGGATCGGCTCAGCGGCGGCGAGCAACAGCGGGTCGGGATCGCCCGCGCGCTGACCCAGCAACCCCACATTGTCCTCGCCGACGAGCCGGTGGCCAGCCTCGACCCGGAAACCGCGATCGTTGTCTTGAGCATGCTGCGCGAAATCTGCCGGCAGGACGGCATCACCGCCGTGGTCAGTCTGCATCAGGTCGAGCTCGCCCGACGCTTCGCCGACCGCATAGTCGGCCTGTCCGCCGGCCGCCTGATCGCCGACGCGCCGCCTCGCCAGATCGACTCCGCCCAGATCGACCGGATTTATCGCCACACCGACAACTCCCCGACAGTTCCGACGACAAAGGAATCCTGA
- a CDS encoding TIGR03617 family F420-dependent LLM class oxidoreductase, which translates to MHVDAMTIPQPLGQIGDLARRTQSAGFSGLLFTETGRTAYLNAAVASQAAPDLELSTGVAVAFPRSPFVTAAAAWELQEATNGKFRLGLGTQVRTHVVRRYGTAFERPGPRLRDYLLAVKACFAAFRSGTLDHHGDFYDLDFITPQWSPGPIDAPDPKVDIAAVNPWMLRMAGEVADGVHVHPIGEPGYLARHVLPTVAEGAAKAGRSPSDIAVIVPVMTIVGDSDEERDQQREVVRASMAFYGSTPNYAFIWDEAGFEGTTARIREKQKAGDYAGMAAQVSDEHIALFATESTWDGLADALTTKYAGTATRLVMYNSVADQERFERYGEVARRIQAVSG; encoded by the coding sequence ATGCATGTCGACGCGATGACGATTCCCCAGCCACTCGGCCAAATCGGTGATCTTGCCCGGCGGACGCAATCCGCCGGGTTCTCCGGTTTGTTGTTCACCGAGACGGGCCGCACCGCATATTTGAATGCCGCCGTGGCGTCGCAGGCCGCGCCGGATCTGGAATTGTCGACGGGCGTCGCGGTTGCGTTTCCGCGCAGTCCGTTCGTGACCGCCGCCGCGGCGTGGGAACTGCAGGAGGCCACCAATGGGAAATTCCGGCTGGGCCTGGGCACGCAGGTGCGCACCCACGTGGTGCGGCGCTACGGCACGGCTTTCGAGCGGCCCGGGCCCCGGCTGCGCGACTACTTGCTCGCCGTGAAGGCGTGCTTCGCGGCGTTTCGCTCGGGGACCCTGGACCACCACGGCGACTTCTACGATCTCGACTTCATCACCCCACAGTGGAGCCCGGGGCCCATCGACGCTCCGGACCCCAAAGTCGATATCGCAGCGGTCAATCCGTGGATGCTGCGGATGGCGGGCGAGGTGGCCGACGGTGTTCACGTCCACCCGATCGGCGAACCGGGCTACCTGGCCCGGCACGTGCTGCCGACGGTCGCCGAAGGCGCGGCCAAAGCGGGCCGTTCACCGTCGGACATCGCGGTCATCGTGCCCGTCATGACCATCGTCGGCGACAGCGACGAAGAGCGCGACCAGCAGCGCGAGGTCGTGCGCGCCAGCATGGCCTTCTACGGCAGCACACCCAACTATGCATTCATCTGGGACGAGGCGGGTTTCGAGGGCACGACCGCCCGGATCCGGGAGAAGCAGAAGGCCGGAGACTACGCCGGGATGGCGGCCCAGGTCAGCGACGAGCACATCGCTCTTTTCGCCACCGAGTCGACCTGGGACGGGCTGGCCGACGCGCTGACCACGAAATACGCCGGAACGGCAACGCGGTTGGTGATGTACAACTCCGTCGCCGATCAGGAGCGCTTCGAGCGGTACGGCGAGGTGGCCCGCCGGATACAAGCGGTCAGCGGCTGA
- a CDS encoding DMT family transporter has protein sequence MSRTAITVVLALAAALMVGAGDVVQQRSAQQVTDEPVGTFTLFRRLLRDRQWWTGSLVAGAGFGFQAAALGLGSVVLVQALLVTSLLFALLISARTNHRKITRPQGIWATLLAVAVAVVVTVGDPQQGAPRGSVQTWTIVALVMGPALILCVIGARMFPGSVGALLLGLMSGSLWGLFSVLTKGVVDQLDRGIPALLRAPELYVWVVLAIAATAWEQSAFRAGPLTASLPAVTVAEPIVGSLLGITVLGETLQTNHLGWVTLGLSVGLMAAATVALAHSQASYAPSSDQKPSPATGKA, from the coding sequence GTGAGTAGAACAGCCATCACCGTCGTTCTCGCCTTGGCGGCCGCTCTGATGGTCGGCGCCGGCGACGTCGTCCAGCAGCGATCCGCCCAACAGGTCACCGATGAGCCAGTCGGCACCTTCACCCTGTTCCGCCGGCTGCTGCGCGACCGGCAATGGTGGACGGGCAGCCTGGTGGCCGGCGCCGGGTTCGGGTTCCAGGCCGCGGCGCTGGGCCTGGGCTCGGTGGTACTGGTGCAGGCGCTGCTGGTGACGTCGCTGCTGTTCGCATTACTCATCAGCGCCAGGACAAACCACCGTAAAATTACACGGCCACAAGGCATTTGGGCTACGTTGCTTGCCGTCGCGGTCGCGGTGGTGGTGACGGTCGGTGATCCCCAGCAGGGAGCCCCGCGCGGGTCGGTGCAAACGTGGACCATCGTGGCGTTGGTCATGGGCCCAGCGCTGATCCTGTGCGTGATCGGCGCGCGGATGTTCCCCGGTTCGGTCGGCGCACTGCTGCTGGGACTGATGTCCGGCTCGCTGTGGGGACTGTTTTCGGTGTTGACCAAGGGTGTGGTGGACCAGCTCGACCGCGGCATCCCGGCGCTGTTGCGCGCACCCGAGTTGTATGTGTGGGTGGTGCTGGCGATCGCGGCCACCGCCTGGGAGCAGTCGGCGTTTCGGGCCGGCCCGCTCACCGCGTCGCTGCCGGCGGTCACCGTCGCCGAGCCCATCGTCGGCTCGCTGCTCGGTATCACTGTGCTGGGTGAGACGCTGCAGACCAACCACCTCGGCTGGGTGACCTTGGGCTTGTCGGTGGGTCTGATGGCGGCGGCGACGGTGGCGCTGGCCCACAGCCAGGCCAGCTATGCCCCATCGTCTGACCAAAAACCCTCTCCCGCAACGGGGAAGGCCTGA
- a CDS encoding sensor domain-containing protein yields the protein MRSQLTAAVVVAAAATLVAGCGGANKGDSASSSAATTTASSKTPLAQGALPDLMLSPSDIDTVLGATGTSSDPPITTLLEDPFKRQDYTFPAECRYTVHAALASVYADSGNTAVYGYHDQAPAPPGADQLESPEVYQVVVLFPSPEQASAFFTTSAQRWPACANRQDTVPAADGKPELQWKVGQVSKANGVLSVPVTLTVVGNGPSVTVPCQRALTVRNNVVIDIDACRKDVGDLGVSIANQIAGKVDKQ from the coding sequence ATGAGGAGCCAGCTGACCGCGGCAGTTGTCGTTGCTGCCGCGGCCACACTGGTCGCCGGGTGCGGCGGTGCCAACAAGGGCGACAGCGCTTCGTCGTCGGCCGCCACCACGACGGCTTCGTCGAAGACTCCCCTGGCGCAGGGCGCGTTGCCCGACCTGATGCTCTCACCGAGTGACATCGACACCGTGCTGGGTGCCACGGGAACGTCGAGCGATCCACCAATCACCACGTTGTTGGAAGATCCGTTCAAGCGCCAGGACTACACATTCCCCGCTGAATGCCGGTACACCGTGCACGCGGCGTTGGCCTCCGTGTACGCCGACAGCGGGAACACCGCGGTTTACGGCTATCACGACCAGGCGCCGGCGCCCCCGGGGGCAGACCAACTGGAAAGCCCTGAGGTATACCAGGTCGTGGTGCTGTTCCCATCCCCCGAGCAGGCGAGCGCGTTCTTCACGACGTCGGCCCAGCGCTGGCCCGCCTGCGCCAACCGTCAAGACACCGTCCCCGCCGCCGACGGCAAACCGGAGCTTCAGTGGAAGGTGGGCCAGGTCTCCAAGGCCAATGGAGTTTTGAGCGTTCCGGTGACCCTGACCGTTGTCGGAAACGGCCCGAGCGTGACCGTGCCCTGCCAGCGCGCGCTGACCGTCCGCAACAACGTCGTCATCGATATCGACGCGTGCCGCAAGGACGTCGGGGACCTCGGCGTCAGCATCGCCAACCAGATCGCCGGAAAAGTCGACAAGCAATAG
- a CDS encoding thiolase family protein, which produces MGTPVIVGAARTAIGRSFKGTLVNTPPETLITAVLPEVVRRSGVDPADIDDIIFAESHYGGGDLARYAATATGLEHVPGQSVNRHCAGSLTAIGNAAAQIGSGMERVLIAGGVQSLSMTPLTNWRIPGPELKFEERWMPPTHVETPDAPAKDMSITVGWNTAQAVGITREEMDAWAARSHQRAVAAQDAGKFADEILPLKITQFDGSVTEFAVDEHPRRDTTVEKLAGLKVLHPEIEGFSITAGNSSGTNDAAAGVALVDRDYAAANKLNVMGTVKAWAAAGVPARDCGLGAVKVIGKVLQRAGLSPGDVALWEINEAFASVPIAACREYGIDEEKVNFSGSGCSLGHPIAASGARMVTTLVYELARRGGGIGVAAMCAGGGQGGAVVIEV; this is translated from the coding sequence ATGGGAACACCCGTCATCGTCGGAGCCGCCCGGACCGCGATCGGCCGTTCGTTCAAGGGCACGCTGGTCAACACGCCGCCCGAGACCCTGATCACCGCCGTGCTGCCCGAGGTGGTCCGCAGGTCGGGCGTCGACCCCGCCGACATCGATGACATCATCTTCGCCGAATCACATTACGGCGGTGGGGATCTCGCGCGTTACGCGGCGACCGCGACGGGCCTGGAGCACGTTCCGGGGCAGTCGGTCAACCGGCACTGCGCGGGCAGCCTCACGGCCATCGGCAACGCCGCGGCGCAGATCGGTTCGGGCATGGAGCGCGTGCTCATCGCCGGCGGTGTGCAGTCGCTGTCGATGACGCCACTGACCAACTGGCGCATCCCCGGCCCCGAGCTGAAGTTCGAGGAGCGCTGGATGCCGCCCACGCACGTGGAGACGCCGGACGCGCCCGCCAAGGACATGTCCATCACGGTGGGCTGGAACACCGCGCAGGCGGTCGGCATCACCCGTGAGGAGATGGACGCCTGGGCGGCACGCTCGCACCAGCGCGCCGTTGCGGCCCAGGACGCGGGCAAATTCGCCGACGAGATCCTGCCGCTGAAGATCACCCAGTTCGACGGCTCGGTCACCGAGTTCGCCGTGGACGAGCATCCGCGCCGCGACACCACCGTCGAGAAGCTCGCCGGCCTCAAGGTTCTGCACCCCGAGATCGAGGGCTTCTCGATCACGGCGGGTAACAGCAGCGGCACCAACGACGCAGCCGCAGGCGTGGCCCTGGTCGATCGCGATTACGCCGCAGCCAACAAGCTCAACGTCATGGGCACCGTCAAGGCCTGGGCCGCCGCGGGCGTACCGGCCCGCGATTGTGGCCTCGGTGCCGTCAAGGTCATCGGGAAGGTGCTGCAGCGGGCCGGTCTGTCGCCCGGCGACGTGGCGCTGTGGGAGATCAACGAGGCATTCGCGTCCGTCCCGATCGCGGCGTGCCGCGAATACGGCATCGACGAGGAGAAGGTCAACTTCTCCGGTAGCGGCTGCAGCCTCGGTCACCCGATCGCGGCCTCGGGCGCGCGCATGGTGACCACGCTGGTCTACGAGCTCGCCCGCCGCGGCGGCGGCATCGGCGTCGCCGCGATGTGCGCCGGCGGCGGCCAGGGCGGCGCTGTCGTCATCGAGGTCTAG
- a CDS encoding 3'(2'),5'-bisphosphate nucleotidase CysQ yields MNDHDLAARLATEAGRLLLGVREEFADAEPGDRKAAGDKRSHDFLMEALAAERPGDAVLSEEGADDPVRLRSDRVWIVDPLDGTREFSELGRDDWAVHVALWQSGELVAGAVALPAQGITLATPDLDSPPAAPGKPRIVVSRTRPPAVALNVRDALDGVLVEMGSAGAKVASIVQGLSDVYVHAGGQFEWDSAAPVAVARAAGLHTSRIDGSALAYNQPDPKLPDLVVCRPELAEAVLAVTR; encoded by the coding sequence ATGAATGACCATGATCTGGCCGCGCGGTTGGCCACCGAGGCTGGTCGGCTATTGCTCGGGGTGCGAGAAGAGTTCGCTGACGCGGAACCGGGCGACCGGAAAGCGGCGGGGGACAAGCGATCCCATGACTTCTTGATGGAGGCGCTTGCCGCCGAGCGGCCCGGTGATGCGGTGCTGTCCGAAGAGGGCGCCGACGACCCGGTGCGGTTGCGCTCTGACCGCGTCTGGATCGTCGATCCGCTGGACGGTACGCGGGAATTCTCCGAGCTGGGACGCGACGATTGGGCGGTGCACGTCGCACTCTGGCAGTCCGGCGAGCTGGTTGCCGGTGCCGTGGCGTTACCCGCCCAGGGCATTACGCTGGCGACTCCCGACTTGGATTCGCCTCCTGCCGCGCCGGGCAAGCCGCGCATCGTGGTGTCGCGCACCCGTCCACCGGCCGTCGCGTTGAACGTGCGGGATGCGCTGGACGGAGTCCTGGTGGAAATGGGGTCGGCCGGAGCCAAGGTCGCCTCGATCGTTCAAGGGTTATCCGATGTGTACGTGCACGCCGGCGGCCAGTTCGAATGGGACTCCGCCGCGCCGGTGGCGGTGGCACGGGCCGCGGGGCTGCACACCTCTCGCATTGACGGCTCCGCGCTGGCGTACAACCAACCCGACCCGAAGCTGCCCGATCTCGTGGTCTGCCGGCCCGAACTGGCGGAAGCCGTACTCGCCGTTACGCGCTGA